The genomic segment TCGAATCCCATCCGTGGAGCAAACTGATCCGATGGCTGCCGCTCCAGGAGCTGCGCGGGGGAGGTGCCTCGTGCTGACGGTCCATAGCAGGCTCAAGCCCCACCCGGACGTCGTCTTCACCGAGCTCGAGGATGACGAAGCGGTCCTGCTTCACCTGGGCACCCAGACCTACTTCAGCCTGAATCGGACGGGCGTGTGCATCTGGCGAGCGATGGGCCGCGGCCTCGAGCTGGGTCAGATCGCGAGTGAGATCGAGTCGCTTTTCGAGGTGGACGTGGAAACGGCCCGGGACAGCGTGCTGGAGCTCGCCTCGCAGCTCGCTTCCGAGAATCTGGTTGAGCCCGTGGGCGAGCCGGGCGAGCGCGGCTGATCTCGCTACGGGGCCTTTGCCTCGTCCGGCTGGACGCGCTGCCCACGCCGGGGATAGCCTCGTGCCACGGGCCGACGGCCGTCCGCTTCGATGACCGAGAAGCCAC from the bacterium genome contains:
- a CDS encoding PqqD family protein, yielding MLTVHSRLKPHPDVVFTELEDDEAVLLHLGTQTYFSLNRTGVCIWRAMGRGLELGQIASEIESLFEVDVETARDSVLELASQLASENLVEPVGEPGERG